In the genome of Williamwhitmania taraxaci, the window TTTGCGAAAAAAAATACAACATGGGCAAAAATACAGAAATAAAATTAGTCGGACAGCCGATTTTCAAACAAGCCATCAACTTAATCGATGCCATTAATGTCAGCAGCTTGGTGAAAAAGCATGGTGCAGACCATTACTATAAGACGTTTAAGGCAAAACCCCAGCTGGTTACCATGCTGTTTGGCGTCCTCAGCCGGTGCGATTCGATGACCGAAATATGTGAAGGG includes:
- a CDS encoding DUF4372 domain-containing protein, encoding MGKNTEIKLVGQPIFKQAINLIDAINVSSLVKKHGADHYYKTFKAKPQLVTMLFGVLSRCDSMTEICEG